A single window of Sander lucioperca isolate FBNREF2018 chromosome 22, SLUC_FBN_1.2, whole genome shotgun sequence DNA harbors:
- the LOC116061452 gene encoding homeobox protein HMX3-B, producing the protein MADSDAQETRQPAKDSPFSIKNLLNIEDKPTKPKSFLGSSKAVFEASFFSRFGDLSFPRFELPTQRIGLSAQYLERASTWWYPYSLGTHLRTGGSEKANLREASPAPDRRSPDLQKSDQDAREESADDDVALEESDSEEPKKEKDQEDDWRRKTDELDSERKPCRKKKTRTVFSRSQVFQLESTFDIKRYLSSSERAGLAASLHLTETQVKIWFQNRRNKWKRQLAAELEAANLSHAAAQRIVRVPILYHENGAPETTGGPVANSPGSQSLLSFPHHMYYSHPVPLLRPV; encoded by the exons ATGGCAGACTCTGATGCGCAAGAGACTCGCCAACCTGCAAAAGACTCTCCCTTCTCCATAAAGAACCTGCTAAACATCGAAGACAAACCCACAAAGCCCAAAAGCTTCCTCGGCTCATCCAAAGCAGTGTTTGAAGCCAGCTTCTTCTCTCGGTTTGGTGACTTGTCTTTCCCTCGATTTGAGTTGCCCACACAGAGAATTGGACTATCAGCGCAGTATTTGGAGAGAGCGTCTACCTGGTGGTACCCATACTCGCTCGGGACTCATCTGAGGACTGGAG GGTCTGAGAAGGCCAACCTGAGGGAAGCATCCCCGGCACCGGACAGGCGCTCACCGGATCTCCAAAAAAGTGACCAAGATGCCAGAGAGGAAAGCGCCGATGACGATGTCGCGCTGGAGGAAAGCGACTCGGAAGagccaaagaaagaaaaagaccaGGAGGACGACTGGAGGAGGAAAACGGACGAGCTGGACTCCGAGAGGAAGCCCTGTCGGAAGAAGAAGACGCGCACAGTGTTTTCCAGGAGTCAGGTCTTCCAGCTCGAGTCCACCTTCGACATAAAGCGCTACCTAAGCAGCTCGGAGAGGGCCGGCCTGGCCGCGTCCCTGCACCTGACAGAGACGCAGGTCAAAATCTGGTTTCAGAACCGGAGGAATAAGTGGAAAAGGCAGCTGGCCGCGGAGCTGGAGGCGGCCAACCTGAGCCATGCTGCGGCGCAGAGGATTGTGCGGGTTCCCATACTTTACCACGAGAACGGAGCCCCAGAAACGACCGGGGGCCCCGTTGCAAACTCACCGGGCAGCCAGTCGCTCCTGTCTTTTCCCCACCACATGTACTATTCCCACCCGGTCCCACTGCTGAGGCCTGTTTAA
- the acadsb gene encoding short/branched chain specific acyl-CoA dehydrogenase, mitochondrial, producing the protein MAAPLVRIFSKSCRQISRPWGACQAGWRSRSTTPAPDMASDHPAGPLFPPLQTYSEEESMMREAVKKYAQERIAPFVSKMDENSAMDEEVLKSLFEQGLMGIEIEPEYNGTGSTFFSSILVIEELAKVDPSVAVLCDIQNTLINTLFTKLGTAAQKEQYLSRLSTDMIGSFCLSEAESGSDAFSLKTRAEKHKDYYIINGSKMWISNAEHAGVFLVMANVDPSAGYRGITCFIVDRDTEGLEICKKENKLGLRASSTCPLNFDNVKVPEKNILGQAGQGYKYAIGMLNEGRIGIAAQMLGLAQGCFDHTVPYTRQRVQFGKRIFDFQGMQHQIAHVATQIEAGRLLTYNAARLKEAGRPFIKEACMAKYFTAEVATLTTSKCIEWMGGVGFTKDYPIEKYYRDCKIGTIYEGTTNVQLSTIAKFIDKEYDH; encoded by the exons ATGGCTGCACCGTTGGTCAGGATTTTCTCAAAG TCATGTAGACAGATATCTCGACCATGGGGTGCATGCCAGGCTGGATGGAGGAGCAGGTCCACCACTCCTGCCCCAGATATGGCATCAGACCACCCAGCTGGGCCGCTCTTTCCTCCCCTTCAAACATATTCAGAGGAGGAGAGCATGATGAGGGAAGCAG TTAAAAAATATGCACAAGAGCGCATTGCTCCGTTTGTGTCAAAGATGGATGAAAATTCTGCCATGGACGAGGAAGTGCTCAAATCTCTCTTTGAACAGGGt ctcATGGGCATTGAGATTGAGCCAGAGTACAACGGCACTGGCTCCACATTCTTCTCCTCAATTCTGGTCATTGAGGAGCTGGCGAAGGTGGACCCCTCTGTGGCTGTGCTCTGTGACATCCAGAACACACTGATCAACACACTGTTTACCAAACTGGGTACAGCAGCTCAGAAAGAGCAGTACCTGAGCCGACTGTCAACTGACATG ATTGGAAGCTTCTGCCTCTCTGAAGCAGAGTCGGGGAGTGATGCCTTCTCTCTGAAGACGCGTGCTGAAAAACACAAGGACTATTACATCATCAATGGATCCAAGATGTGGATCAGCAATGCAGAGCATGCAGGTGTTTTCCTGGTGATGGCCAATGTAGACCCCTCTGCT GGATACAGAGGCATCACATGCTTCATCGTGGACCGGGATACAGAGGGACTTGAGATTTGCAAGAAGGAGAACAAGCTCGGCCTGCGTGCGTCCTCCACCTGCCCTCTCAACTTTGACAATGTCAAG GTACCGGAGAAGAACATTTTGGGACAGGCTGGTCAGGGGTACAAGTATGCTATCGGAATGTTGAATGAGGGCAGGATTGGAATTGCCGCTCAG atGCTTGGGCTGGCACAGGGTTGCTTCGACCACACTGTTCCTTACACCAGACAGAGAGTGCAGTTTGGAAAACGCATCTTTGACTTCCAG GGCATGCAGCACCAAATAGCCCACGTAGCAACACAGATTGAAGCCGGCCGGCTGCTGACATACAACGCTGCTCGTCTGAAGGAAGCTGGGAGACCTTTCATTAAGGAGGCCTGCATGGCGAAATACTTCACTGCAGAG gttgcaacCCTAACCACATCGAAATGCATTGAATGGATGGGAGGGGTAGGCTTCACCAAAGACTACCCCATAGAGAAATACTACAGAGACTGTAAAATTG GTACCATTTATGAGGGCACAACAAATGTCCAGTTATCCACTATCGCCAAGTTCATTGATAAGGAGTATGATCACTGA
- the LOC116061439 gene encoding zinc finger protein Pegasus-like, whose translation MEEIKTEPVDFVKEFQEYLTQQTQHVNMISGSVCGEKEPGEPFQAVAPRSEQNGLDPPSVEVSLPMEDGSDVQMDGLERTCDGKYKCSYCSYANKGMARLIEHIRIHTGEKPHRCQLCPFASAYERHLEAHMRSHTGEKPYKCDLCAFRCSDRSNLSHHRRRRHKLLPTRVVRSPFSNKRMLSSLQKRTGSLGFSRRLLINFNSPSMVMPKSDYLNDLSHKIHHHLNSSEYKNHPKVDENDTRNRGANGLTFNNPLDQLSTLAGQLADLHPESQTLASPDRESLKDEKPILIQQVSSEHVAMCSNEAQTLPPKNESPTSGHGSCSPVPGLGFESTLIASCSNSQPSTPTPGLNTPDQQLLQKCQHCDIHFMDNILYTIHMGCHGYEHPFQCNICGHMCIDKYDFSCHFTRGQHKK comes from the exons ATGGAAGAGATAAAGACCGAGCCTGTGGATTTTGTGAAGGAATTCCAAGAATACCTGACACAGCAAACCCAGCACGTCAACATGATCTCAGGCTCTGTTTGCGGAGAAAAAGAGCCAGGGGAGCCGTTTCAAGCCG TTGCGCCCAGGAGTGAGCAGAATGGTCTGGATCCTCCGTCTGTGGAGGTGAGCCTGCCAATGGAGGATGGGTCAGATGTACAAATGGACGGCCTGGAGAGGACCTGTGATGGAAAGTACAAGTGCAGCTACTGCAGCTATGCCAACAAGGGCATGGCTCGTTTAATAGAGCACATCCGCATCCACACAG GAGAAAAGCCTCATCGCTGCCAGCTGTGTCCGTTTGCTTCAGCATACGAGCGCCACTTGGAAGCACACATGCGCTcgcacacaggagagaaaccgtACAAATGTGACCTCTGCGCCTTCCGCTGTAGCGACCGCAGCAACCTGTCGCACCACCGTCGCCGCCGCCACAAGCTCCTGCCCACCAGGGTTGTCCGCTCTCCTTTCTCCAACAAGAGAATGTTGAGCTCCCTGCAGAAGAGAACAGGTTCACTGGGCTTCAGTAGGCGACTACTCATCAACTTCAACTCTCCCTCCATGGTGATGCCAAAGTCGGATTATCTGAATGACTTGTCTCACAAGATCCACCACCATTTGAATAGCAGTGAGTATAAGAATCATCCCAAGGTAGATGAGAACGACACTCGCAACAGAGGTGCTAATGGTTTGACTTTTAATAACCCACTGGACCAGCTGTCTACACTTGCTGGCCAGTTAGCCGACCTTCATCCTGAGTCCCAGACTCTTGCATCCCCAGACAGGGAGTCCTTAAAAGACGAGAAGCCCATCCTCATACAACAGGTCTCTAGTGAACATGTTGCTATGTGTTCAAATGAAGCGCAGACTTTACCACCTAAAAATGAATCTCCCACCTCAGGCCATGGGAGTTGCAGTCCTGTTCCCGGCCTCGGTTTTGAGAGCACTCTTATTGCAAGTTGTAGCAACAGCCAGCCGAGCACACCCACCCCTGGCCTGAACACACCGGACCAACAGCTCTTACAGAAATGCCAGCACTGTGATATTCACTTTATGGATAACATCCTCTACACCATTCACATGGGCTGTCATGGCTACGAACATCCATTCCAGTGCAACATCTGTGGTCACATGTGCATAGACAAATATGACTTTTCGTGCCATTTTACCCGTGGACAACATAAAAAGTGA